One window from the genome of Streptomyces cadmiisoli encodes:
- a CDS encoding IclR family transcriptional regulator produces the protein MQRAMRLLECVAGHEHGAPAKQLAREAGLALPTTYHLLRTLVHEGYLRRDSGLFFLGEAAERLSSRGAQEKRRSTIVDALDQWRDVIGVPVYYAIYRDGEIEIMCVSDTPGNPAVEEWADFRETGHAHAIGQCLLSQLDEDTRRAHLDRYPVQSITPYTVRDDRAFLQRLDRTARMQPVIERQEYALGTVCAAIPITLGTTVATMAISLPGHQADRLLPAARQLQSEIGRLLGSLALSISI, from the coding sequence GTGCAGCGCGCGATGCGGCTGCTGGAATGCGTCGCCGGACACGAACACGGCGCCCCCGCCAAGCAGTTGGCCCGCGAGGCCGGCCTCGCCCTGCCCACGACGTACCACCTGCTGCGCACCCTGGTGCACGAGGGCTATCTGCGCCGCGACAGCGGGCTGTTCTTCCTCGGTGAGGCGGCGGAGCGGCTGAGCAGCAGAGGGGCACAGGAGAAACGTCGCAGCACGATCGTCGACGCCCTCGACCAGTGGCGCGATGTGATCGGCGTACCGGTGTACTACGCGATCTACCGCGACGGCGAGATCGAGATCATGTGCGTCTCCGACACCCCGGGCAATCCGGCGGTCGAGGAATGGGCCGATTTCCGGGAGACCGGCCACGCGCACGCGATCGGCCAGTGCCTGCTGTCGCAGCTCGACGAGGACACCCGCCGGGCCCACCTCGATCGCTATCCCGTGCAGTCCATCACCCCGTACACGGTCCGTGACGACCGCGCGTTCCTGCAACGCCTCGACCGCACGGCCCGGATGCAGCCGGTCATCGAGCGCCAGGAGTACGCGCTGGGCACGGTGTGCGCGGCGATTCCCATCACGCTGGGCACCACGGTCGCCACGATGGCCATCTCCCTCCCCGGCCACCAGGCGGACCGGCTGCTGCCCGCGGCACGCCAGTTGCAGAGCGAGATCGGCCGTCTTCTGGGGTCACTGGCCCTCTCTATCAGTATCTGA
- a CDS encoding SsgA family sporulation/cell division regulator, which produces MRESVQAEVMMSFLVSEELSFRIPVELRYETCDPYAVRLTFHLPGDAPVTWAFGRELLIDGVGRPCGEGDVRVSPVEPESLGDVLIRLQVGADQALFRSSTAPLVAFLDRTDKLVPLGQEGALAEFDAHLDEALDRILAEEQSAG; this is translated from the coding sequence ATGCGCGAGTCCGTACAGGCAGAGGTCATGATGAGCTTCCTCGTTTCCGAGGAGCTCTCCTTCCGCATTCCGGTGGAGCTGCGCTACGAGACGTGCGATCCCTATGCCGTGCGGCTGACCTTCCACTTGCCCGGTGATGCCCCGGTGACCTGGGCTTTCGGCCGGGAGCTGCTGATCGACGGGGTGGGCCGCCCCTGCGGCGAGGGCGATGTGCGGGTCTCGCCGGTCGAGCCGGAGTCGCTGGGCGACGTGCTGATCCGGCTTCAGGTCGGCGCCGACCAGGCGCTGTTCCGGTCCTCGACCGCTCCGCTCGTCGCCTTCCTCGACCGCACGGACAAGTTGGTGCCGTTGGGACAGGAAGGCGCGCTCGCCGAGTTCGACGCCCATCTCGACGAGGCACTGGACCGCATTCTGGCCGAGGAGCAGAGCGCGGGTTGA